A part of Nocardioides sp. WS12 genomic DNA contains:
- the tsaD gene encoding tRNA (adenosine(37)-N6)-threonylcarbamoyltransferase complex transferase subunit TsaD: protein MRDEPLVLGIETSCDETGVGIVRGHTLLADAVASSVEEHARFGGVVPEVASRAHLEAMVPTIQRACDTAGIQLADVDAIAVTHGPGLAGALLVGVAAAKALALGLGLPIYGVNHLAAHVAVDQLEHGPLPEPCLALLVSGGHSSLLRVTDITGHNGGIDPMGATIDDAAGEAFDKVARLLGLPFPGGPHIDRVAREGDRIAIDFPRGLSTRRDLERHRFDFSFSGLKTSVARWVEARERSGEPVPVADVAASFQEAVCDVLVRKALDAAKAEGIEDLMIGGGVAANSRLRAMAEERAGKLGIRVRVPRPGLCTDNGAMVAALGATMVERGRQPSPLDLPADSSRPVTDVLAG, encoded by the coding sequence ATTCGCGACGAGCCGCTGGTCCTCGGCATCGAGACCTCCTGCGACGAGACCGGTGTCGGCATCGTGCGGGGCCACACCCTGCTGGCCGATGCGGTCGCCAGCAGCGTCGAGGAGCACGCACGCTTCGGCGGCGTCGTACCCGAGGTGGCCAGCCGCGCCCACCTCGAGGCGATGGTCCCCACGATCCAGCGGGCCTGTGACACGGCCGGCATCCAACTGGCCGACGTCGACGCGATCGCGGTGACCCACGGCCCCGGCCTGGCGGGCGCGCTGCTGGTGGGCGTCGCTGCGGCCAAGGCGCTGGCCCTGGGCCTGGGCCTGCCGATCTACGGCGTCAACCACCTCGCTGCCCACGTCGCCGTCGACCAGCTCGAACACGGTCCGCTGCCGGAGCCCTGTCTGGCGCTGCTCGTGTCCGGCGGGCACTCCAGCCTGCTCAGGGTCACCGACATCACCGGGCACAACGGCGGCATCGACCCGATGGGCGCCACCATCGACGACGCCGCCGGCGAGGCCTTCGACAAGGTCGCCCGGCTGCTCGGCCTGCCGTTCCCCGGCGGTCCTCACATCGACCGGGTCGCCCGCGAGGGTGACCGGATCGCCATCGACTTCCCGCGTGGCCTGTCGACCCGCCGCGACCTCGAGCGACACCGCTTCGACTTCTCGTTCTCGGGACTCAAGACCTCCGTCGCCCGCTGGGTGGAGGCGCGCGAGCGGAGCGGCGAACCGGTGCCGGTCGCCGACGTCGCCGCGTCGTTCCAGGAAGCCGTCTGCGACGTCCTCGTACGCAAGGCCCTCGACGCCGCCAAGGCCGAAGGCATCGAGGACCTGATGATCGGCGGCGGCGTCGCCGCGAACTCGCGCCTGCGCGCGATGGCCGAGGAGCGCGCCGGCAAGCTCGGCATTCGAGTGCGGGTGCCCCGGCCCGGACTGTGCACCGACAACGGCGCCATGGTCGCTGCCCTGGGCGCGACGATGGTCGAACGAGGACGTCAGCCGTCCCCGCTCGACCTGCCGGCAGATTCGAGCCGGCCGGTCACCGACGTCCTGGCGGGCTGA
- the rimI gene encoding ribosomal protein S18-alanine N-acetyltransferase, whose translation MTSSVVRAAVAADVPSIVDLEAEAFPLDPWSTNLVAEGVSGSLPTVSYVVADLAGAFAGYAVVSVVDVAELQRIAVLPTLRRSGIATALLAAVHAQAAEGGANQVLLEVREDNIEARGFYERHGFTELGKRARYYRDGTTALVLTAPVTMVP comes from the coding sequence GTGACGTCGTCGGTCGTCCGTGCGGCTGTCGCCGCGGACGTGCCCTCCATCGTCGATCTGGAAGCCGAGGCGTTCCCGCTCGACCCGTGGTCGACGAACCTCGTCGCCGAGGGAGTCAGCGGCTCCCTGCCCACGGTGTCGTACGTCGTCGCCGACCTCGCGGGCGCGTTCGCCGGCTACGCCGTCGTGAGTGTTGTCGACGTCGCCGAGTTGCAGCGGATCGCCGTACTCCCGACGCTTCGGCGGTCGGGGATCGCCACGGCATTGCTGGCCGCCGTCCACGCGCAGGCTGCGGAGGGCGGCGCGAACCAGGTGCTGCTCGAGGTCCGCGAGGACAACATCGAGGCCCGCGGCTTCTACGAACGCCACGGTTTCACCGAGCTCGGCAAGCGGGCTCGCTACTACCGGGACGGCACCACGGCCCTCGTGCTGACGGCACCCGTCACAATGGTCCCGTGA
- the tsaB gene encoding tRNA (adenosine(37)-N6)-threonylcarbamoyltransferase complex dimerization subunit type 1 TsaB, translated as MLLAFDTASPSVTVALHDGTEVVAAATSEIGMRHGEQLAPLIEQVLAAAGITPGGVTGIAVGVGPGPFTGLRVGLVTARTLAHVLDVPVHGVCSLDALAAEAVATGVVDGDFLVATDARRKEVYLASYDGNGRRQSAPVVERPAVLATDLPVVGEGAALYPDAFPNARTPLRPDAAWLARAVIAHQVEVLGPEPLYLRRPDAEIPRAAKAVLPDGAPAK; from the coding sequence GTGCTGCTCGCCTTCGACACTGCGTCGCCGTCGGTCACCGTCGCCCTGCATGACGGGACCGAGGTGGTCGCTGCCGCGACCTCGGAGATCGGGATGCGGCACGGCGAACAACTGGCGCCGCTCATCGAGCAGGTCCTCGCCGCCGCCGGCATCACGCCGGGCGGCGTGACGGGCATCGCCGTCGGCGTCGGTCCCGGCCCGTTCACCGGGCTGCGGGTCGGCCTGGTCACCGCCCGGACACTGGCGCACGTGCTCGACGTCCCGGTCCACGGGGTCTGCTCGCTCGACGCCCTCGCCGCCGAGGCCGTTGCCACGGGCGTGGTGGACGGCGACTTCCTCGTCGCCACGGACGCGCGACGCAAGGAGGTCTACCTGGCGTCGTACGACGGCAACGGCCGCAGGCAGAGTGCGCCGGTCGTGGAGCGGCCTGCTGTGCTCGCCACGGACCTGCCGGTCGTCGGCGAAGGTGCGGCGCTCTATCCGGACGCCTTCCCGAACGCGCGAACGCCGCTGCGACCGGACGCCGCCTGGCTGGCCCGAGCCGTGATCGCGCACCAGGTGGAGGTGCTCGGGCCCGAGCCGCTCTACCTGCGGCGTCCCGATGCCGAGATCCCGCGTGCCGCCAAGGCCGTGCTGCCCGACGGAGCGCCGGCGAAGTGA
- a CDS encoding glycoside hydrolase family 16 protein, translating into MGFVTRWRALVVALSCLAALGLPLDQAAAARQKSPALDRPVERATSVLFTGRAAPRAVVRLQVRGSTRWVTLRKTRASRSGAYRIATHYPTRTSKYRVVSRGRASAVRQVGPRKVVTPVAKPAPAPTDACGVRPRRADGTYYACTFRDEFDGEALDTSKWLVQETSYSGMTSGNRDCYVNDSSTIAVASGTLRVSARRQLEEFTCPSPYGDFPTTSTAGTVTTRDRFGQAYGRFEFRAKMPSGAGIPGAHSALWLFPQASAYGRWPLSGEIDVAEWFSARPSNMYPSVHYSGEVPLLSTGANCAMPTSGSAFHTYAVEWTTQVMRFFYDGKLCFSHIWNPLGLTRPQPFDKPFNLIVTQVWGSSWNAPTEQTANAATVEVDWVRAWQ; encoded by the coding sequence CTCGATCAGGCGGCCGCAGCACGCCAGAAGTCGCCGGCTCTCGACCGCCCCGTCGAACGGGCGACCTCGGTGCTCTTCACCGGTCGCGCAGCGCCGCGGGCCGTCGTCCGGCTGCAGGTCCGCGGATCGACCCGCTGGGTCACGCTCCGCAAGACGCGCGCCTCGCGCTCGGGCGCCTACCGGATCGCCACCCACTACCCGACGCGGACGAGCAAGTACCGGGTCGTCTCCCGTGGCCGGGCCAGTGCCGTCCGGCAGGTCGGCCCCCGCAAGGTCGTCACGCCCGTGGCAAAGCCGGCTCCTGCCCCCACCGATGCCTGCGGCGTGCGGCCGCGTCGCGCCGACGGGACCTACTACGCCTGCACCTTCCGCGACGAGTTCGACGGGGAGGCGCTCGACACCAGCAAGTGGTTGGTCCAGGAGACGTCGTACAGCGGAATGACCAGCGGCAACCGGGACTGCTACGTCAACGATTCGTCGACGATCGCAGTTGCGTCCGGAACACTGCGGGTGTCGGCGCGCCGGCAGCTCGAGGAGTTCACCTGTCCGAGCCCGTACGGCGACTTCCCGACCACGTCCACGGCCGGCACCGTGACGACACGGGACCGATTCGGGCAGGCCTACGGTCGCTTCGAGTTCCGGGCGAAGATGCCGTCCGGCGCCGGGATCCCCGGTGCGCACTCGGCCCTGTGGCTGTTCCCCCAGGCCAGCGCGTACGGCCGCTGGCCGCTCTCCGGGGAGATCGACGTCGCCGAGTGGTTCAGCGCCCGCCCCAGCAACATGTACCCCTCGGTGCACTACTCCGGCGAAGTGCCCCTGCTGAGCACCGGTGCCAACTGTGCGATGCCGACGTCCGGCAGTGCGTTCCACACCTACGCGGTGGAGTGGACCACGCAGGTGATGCGGTTCTTCTACGACGGCAAGCTCTGCTTCTCGCACATCTGGAACCCGCTGGGCCTGACCCGGCCGCAGCCGTTCGACAAGCCCTTCAACCTCATCGTGACGCAGGTCTGGGGTTCCAGCTGGAACGCCCCGACCGAGCAGACGGCCAACGCAGCGACGGTCGAAGTGGACTGGGTCCGCGCCTGGCAGTGA